The genomic stretch CTCTCAAACAAAGACCCCTGGGCTGGTGTCGCCTGTTGGTTAATCTCTACATCTGATACTTGCATGATCTGACAAAAGGATCGCCAGTCATCAATGCGGAGTTTTGAGATGGATTGGCAGTCTCAAGCGCAGATTCCGTAAGACGGTTGAACCTCTCAGTGTCAAGGTCATCATTACCGACGCGTTTGCTATTGTAACCAAGAGTGTTTAAGAAGGTTGTAGCGGTTTCGCGTAGCGGTTGGTTATTGAATTTTTTTAGAACGTTCTCAATATTTTTCTTAGTTGTTATTTCTGAATTCATAGGCTACCTTTCTCAGTTATCAATTACTTCTATATCGTAGCACATACTTCCAGTTTGTGCTATGAAGATTTCAGATATTGCTACAAGTCGTATGTTTTGGATAGGTAGTTCCACTTCCATTCTTTCCATCCTTTGACTAAACCTATTTTTACCGGATTATTGAGGACATACCTAATAATCCGATGCAGTTCATCTGGATTACGGATACAATGGTCGTAACTTTCGTGTTGCCAGAATGCACCGCTACGTCCTAATATTTGATTTGCTTTTTGTGCTGTATAACTTTTGAGTGAATGCATGATGGAAGATAGCGAATGGTAACGCATATTGTGAGTCTGTTTATCGTCTGTTACAGAAGGTTGGATTTCCAGTGGTGTAAATACGACATGGACATGGTTTGCCATGATGCAGTATGAAATTAAAGAATATACTTTCCCATTTAGGTGGTGAAGACTCTCAGTTACCAATTGAGCTATCTGTTCGTTTTTGAGCCATACGGGTCCGTTATTTGCTTGATCTAATGTTTCTTCAAATTTTCGGAACCACTCACGTTTCTTTTCTGGGATATCTTGTTTCTGTTTGAAAGTTATCTGTTCTGCTGCTTCAAGTTTTCTCTTTTCTGTGATGTACTGTTGTAAGATATGTTTTGGTATTGATCCTGTCAGGTTAAATGTTATGAAGAAGGTTGCCCCTGGGGGTTGTATATGTGGTAAGTTACGACGATAGTATGGTTTGTAGTTATATTGATTCATTTTTAGTTTTTTCCGTTTTACATCTATATTTTTTGTAGCGTCCACTTCCGAAGTGGCATATTCATTATCTGTGTAGCGTCCATTTCCGGTTGGCGAAAAACAGAACTCTACAGCAGACACAATCTGGAAGATTGTGGTACAACATGGGCTAATGTCTAATGACCAACCACGTAACAAGTTCAAACTCGGTTTTTTCGGTAATCTGACTATCAACAGACGGCAGAAGGGCATCAGGGCTTGCGTCAAGTTGATCGTTGACCTTCCGATTGTATTCTTGGCGTATTGAGTCGGTAGCAGCATCAATGAGCATCTCATAGATTGTCATATCGTTACCGTTGTGGGTTTCTTCGTTGAACCAGTGGCAGAGGTCTTGATCATAACTCGTTTTCCCAACACAAAGTTGGCTGAGGCGTTCTAAAATCCGCTTTGGATTGGTGAATCCGATAGAGACCTCACCTTCATCGCTTATATGAAGGAGATAATAGGGATGAATCGGATTGAGTTTCTCTCCTTCACTATTGTCTTCTGTTTCACCGGCCTGCCTCAAACAGAAGATAACCCCCGGTTTGATATTCACGGGAACTCCGTCGTATGTAAGCGGGGCAGTGACGGCATATAAACCGAGGGACGCGTCCCTAAGTTTTGCTTCATCTTCGCGCAGATATTTGAGGAGCTGCGCCCGGAAATCGTCAAGCGTAAATTGATTGAGATTGAGCTGCTCTTCAATGTCATCGAAATCAAGAATGTCAGTCTGCATGCTGCGGAGTTGTTCGTCTCGATGCGTCCATACCTGTTCCAAACTATCATCCCTGTTTTCCAACGAGAGCAGATCGTCATCGCCTGTTGCGGTAAGATTGACGAGTGCCATTCGGGCCTCAACGCGAGGTTTCAGGTTGATGTATTCGTCGAGTTCAGGCGTGGGCCAAAAATTGACAAGGCGGACTTTCGTGTTCCTGCTGCCGATACGATCAATCCGTCCAAAACGTTGAATAATGCGGACAGGGTTCCAGTGGATGTCGTAATTGATGAGATAATCACAATCCTGTAAGTTTTGTCCTTCAGAAATACAATCAGTAGCGATGAGGAGGTCAATCTCTGGTGTATCCTCCTCTGTGTCGGTTGTTACTCGTTCTTTAGAGATCGGTGAAAAATTGGTCAAAATCTCATTAAAATCATTTCTGCCGAAGGTTGTCCTGTTTGCACTTCCCGTTACAACAGCGCACTCAATATTAAGCGTGTCAGTTGCCCACTCATGTAGGTATTTGTAGAGATAGTTGGCTGTGTCGGCAAATGCAGTAAAAATAAGAATCTTACGATTCTCTTTTCCGTTCTTGTTCGTTGTTGGGTTCTGGACCTTCTCTAAAATGAGTTGCTTGAGTTCTTCTAATTTTGCGTCTCTGTCGGCTGTGATAGTGTTAGCGTTTTTATGAATCTTTTCCAGTTGCGTTTTATCGTTTCGCAGATCCCTCAGCCATGCATCAAGATCGAGGTGTTCAAATGGATAGAACTGGTTCTTTCCTGCCTCTATGCCAGCCTGTAATTCCTGATCTTCACCATCATTGTATTCTTCTTCCGCTTCAGCCAATGGATCGAAACCTGCTCCTTTTTCAGTTTCTCCACTTAAAAAGGCTTCAATTTCGGATTCAAGTTCAACAATTTCTTTAATAGTGCGTCCCAATGTAGTCGCTAAGGAGTGAACACTGCTCTCAAGCCGTTTGAGGAAGTTCACCTTCATCATACCGATAAGGTTGAACTCGCGTTGGCGGAGCAATCCCTCAACGTAATGATGTAGGCACTCAGGACGAATATAATTTGACGGGATAAAGCGCGCAAGTTTGTAGCCATCAATTTGTGTGCTAATCGTTGGGTAGGTAGGAAAGTTTTCTTGAAGGTCAATTTCGGGAAAAATAGACTGCGGCTTGCCACGGTCGGGGAACCCGCCGATCTGATCAATTGTATCACCATAGAAGTTTTCAATATGTGTTCGGGAACGTGCAATCGTAAGCCTGTCTAATAGCGTAAAAAAATCAGCGTTCAGACTTTCCGAAAGACTCTCCTGACGGTTGGATGGATTGGAGAGTCCCTCAGTTTCATCTGTCCATTTTTCAAACCTACCCTGTGCAGTATTGAGTGTTCCTCTGATACTTGGAATGCCTATCTGTTGAAAGATATCGTCTCTGTCCTCTGTGATGAGACGGATCTGATTTTCGAGGTCGGTGAGGCGATTGTTCACCGGTGTAGCAGATAGCATGAGGATTTGCGTTTTACAACCGCTCTGAATAATATCTTCCAGTAGTTTATTATAGCGACTTTTGCGGATGAGATTGTCATCTTCATCGTATTTGTTAGTAGAGCGGTTTCGGAAGTTATGAGATTCATCAATCACGACAAGATCGAAAGCATCCCATTCATAATCTGATGCGCCTCGGTCTGTTAGATCTGTGTGTGCCCGAACATCGTAACGGAAATTATCCTTTTTAAAAGGATTGTGTTTTCTGTTATAGTTTAAGGAATAAAGGGTCCAATTTTGTTCTAACTTTTTAGGGCATAACACCAAAACATTCGCATTTCGCAATTCAAAATACTTGATAATAGCAAGTGCCTCGTAGGTTTTACCCAATCCAACACTATCAGCGATGATACAACCGTTATATGTCTTGAGTTTTTGGATGCACGCCTGAACGCCGTGCTTCTGAAAAGCGAAAAGTTTCTGCCAGATTTCTGTTTCCTGAAATTTGGGATTTGCTTGAGCGAACTCCGCATCCGTTGTGTCTTTCAAGAAATCCTCAAAGAGATGATAAAGAGTCTTGTAGTAGATAAATTCGGGGTCTTTGTCCTGATAAGCATTCGCCAGATTCCGCAAAACTTCGTCAGTGACATCTACGACTTGATCTGATTCCCAAAGGTTATCGAACCATGTTTTCAGATCGGCACAGTCACTTTTACTGTCAACTTCAAGGTTAAGTTCAATGTTACTCGTCTTTTCACTTAATCCCAAACCGCGCACCGTGAAATTAGAACTTCCGATGATTGCATCTTCACTCCCGTCCTTTTCAATATAATACATCTTGCCGTGCAGAAAATTAGTTTTACGGACCGATTTGATTTTAACCTTCTTCTCAATCCAATCCGCACATGCCTTGGCAGTTTCATTTTGGGAAAGTTCATTACGCAGTCCTAACCCTTCCTCGGTGAGACGAAACGCTTTACTCTCTGTTTTTGAGGGATCCATTCCACCGATGACATCCGGTTCACCGAAAAGAAAACGAAGGTTATCAATACCAGTGAGTGAATCCCTGAGAGCATTGAAAGCATTAATCGTAAAATAGGCGGAGACGAAGGAAAGGGAAGCACCGTCTTGGATTTTATCCTTCAAGAAATTGGCAACGGTGCTATACATATTGTTATCGCGGATGCGGGAGGTTTTTGACATGGCGTGTTCTTCCGTAAAGGATTATGGTCTTATAATACCAAAGTCCTTGAAAATTCACAAGCACAAAAATCCAAAATCTGCTATACTAATTGCAACTAAAAAATTTAAAAATAGGTGAAAAAATGACAAAATGGGCAGCCTGCTTGGCAACACTTCTCTGTTTGGGAGTTGCTATCCATAGCAGCAGCGCAAAAGAATTAACAGTAAACGATATTTTCCCAACCGATCGAATTATAGATGTGCAAATCACCGTTCCACAGCGGGATTGGGACACAATCCGATACCAGTCACGAGATTTTATGACAGCACTCGGTGCGTCTCGGCAATTTAAGCCGATGGAGCGTCCGTATACCTACGTTGAGGCAAGCGTCAGTATTGATGGGGTCGTCTTTCCAAAGGTAGGATTGCGTAAAAAAGGGTTCATCGGTTCACTAAGCCACACCCGTCCGTCTCTCAAAATCAAACTCAATCATATTGACAAAGAGGGCGGGATTGAAGGACTCACGAACCTGACACTTAATAACAACAAACAAGACACAGGCTTAGTGAGCCAATTTTTGGGGTATGCATTGTTTAATACAATCGGATCGCCCGCGTCGCGATGCGCCTACGCGAAAGTAACAGTGAACGGCGAAAACCTCGGAATATACGCACACGTGGAGACTGTTCGGAAACCGTTGCTGGAACGCGCTTTCGGAAATAGCGAGGGGCCCCTCTATGAAGGGACAGTCGTGGACTTTTACAAGGGATGGGAAAACAGTTTTGAACATAAACGGGGGGATGACACACGCGGCAGAGCACATATCAACGCTTTGATCGACCTACTGGCAGACCCGAAAGCCACAGAGGCAGATATTGGTGAGTTAGTAAACTTGGAGTCGTTCTATAGATTCTGGGCTGCTGAAAGTTTAGTCGGGTTCTGGGACGGTTACTCCGGGAATAAAAATAACTTTTTCGTCTATTTGAACCCGGAGGACAACAAATTTCACTTCATTCCGTGGGGGATGGACTCCATCTTTACCAAGATGAGTAAACTTGAGTTCATGAACGATGCCCGGGCACCAATCTCTGTCAAGACACAGGGCTTAATTGCTTATCAGTTGTACCAATCCGAGTCTGGACGGCAACGATATAGGGAAGTGCTCACTGAGATCTTAGACAATCACTGGAATGCCGCTGAACTGTTAGCCGAATTAGACAGGATCGCTGTAAGGGTTGAACCCCATTTAGTGCCGGCGCAACGCGTCATTGAAGAAGATTGGAGTAGAGGTGGAAGACGATGGGGCAGCTCTAAAAATCCGACCTTTGAAAGCGAACTGGAAGCAGCCCGAAACTTCATCCGCAACCGTAAGAGCGATATACAGGCAGAAATTGTTGATGGAATGCCGGTATGGAGAAAACGTCCGGAGCCCCCCTTCCTCATTCCAGAAGATGGCGACTTCATGAAAGGCTTTCTGCAATCAATAGAAAATACCTTAGCAGGTGCCGCACGCGCAGGAGACCTTGAAGCCATCAAACAACACATAGCCGAGGGTGCCGATGTTAACGCGCTGCATTTTGAGATGCCGCCGTTGATGTGGGCGGTGACGACGGCGCAGACAAAAGCCGTTGAACTCCTGCTACAAGAGGGCGCGGATGTCAACGGTAGAAACAGAGACGCTAATACCGCCCTACATCTCGCCACAGTTTTCGGTAGGGCAGCGGTCGCGAAAGTGCTGCTTCAGAATGGCGCGGATCTTCAGGCACGCAATGACGATGGCGCAACACCAGCGGATACCTTATCTCTGGATTGGGAAATGACTGCCTTCCTCGGGGGTTTGATTGGCATAGAGACCGGAAAAGAACAGGTCGCAGCGATGAAAACGGGTAGAACTGAAATTGCGAAACTTTTCGGTGTTGATGCCCCGCTTGAAGAAGTAAGCACATTCTCGCCGCAGCGGCTATCAGGAGCGGCGTTTGCCGGTGATGTCGCAGCCATGAAACAGGCACTAACAGAGGGCGCAGACCCGAATACCAAAGATCCACGATCCGGTAACACACTGTTGGCGACTGCTGCCCTGATGGGGCACACAAAAATTGTGGTGCTTCTCCTTGAACACGGTGCCGATGTGAATGCAAAAAGTCGAGACGACGGCACAGCACTGCATGCGGCAGCTTTCCTTGGACGTACCGAGATAGTGAAACTCCTCCTTGAGGAAGGCGCAGATACTACACTTCGAAATAATATGGGAGGCACAGCGATGGCTGGGGCAACGTTAGACTGGGCATTTGCCAAAAGTATTATGGGTATGCTGCGAATTGAGGTAGACGAAGCAAAGGTGAAAGCCGGCAGAGCCGAGGTTGTGAAACTGCTCGAAGGACAGAATAAATAGAGGTATCGCGATCGGAAGATCGCTCTTACGGGGGAGGAAACCGATGCATAATTCGCAAACGAACCCTGAATCCATTCCCGAGAGCGCAGCACACGGGAAACCTATAACACCGGAAGAGTTTCTTGAAAACGATTTTGAGGGTTATGAATATGTAAAAGGAGAATTAGTCCCGATGGCACCTCCATCGATGGAACATGGTGAAATCAGTATCAGAGTTATTCGTTACTTAGATTTGCATGTTCATACACGTCAACTCGGACATCTGTATACTGCGGAAACGACATTTCAATTGGAGGATCGGTGGGTAAAGCCGGATGTCGCGTTTGTTTCGACTGCCCGATTACCAGAAAACAGACGTAAAGGGTCGCCAGTCCCCCCCGACCTTGCGATTGAAATCGTCTCTCCTACAGATAAACAGTACGACGTTACTGAAAAGGCGTTCGCCTATCTGAAAGCAGGGACACGTCTTGTCTGGGTTATCGAACCCATTGCCAAAACAGTAATGGTCTATCGTTCTGAAACAGATTTCACACTGCTCACGTGTGAGGATACATTGACAGGTGAGGATGTTGTTGAAGGGTTTGCGTGTCCAGTCGCGCAACTGTTTGAATAGAAAAGGAAAAATTAAAAAATGGCAAAACCGATTAGTTACACAGACATCTTAGAAACCGGTGATGGCGAAATCTATAACCTCAAAACGCACGCCGCCGGTCCCGAAGGCAGTCTGCCCCTTACGGAAGAAATGCTCCTCAATCGACCCAGTGGAGACATATTTGGTTTGACGCACAACGCTGCTATGGGGTGGGCACCCACAGAACTTCGGCGAGAGGAATTCCTGATCCTTAGCACGCAAGGTGGAATCCGTGCCCCTGATGGAACCCCAATCGCGCTCGGATACCACACCGGGCATTGGGAAGTCGGACTTCTGATGCAAGCAGTCGCATATGAACTGAAGGAACTCGCGACAATCCCATTCGCAGGCTACTGTTCCGATCCGTGTGATGGACGGACGCAAGGCACTGTCGGTATGATGGATAGCCTCGCCTATCGCAACGATGCTGCACAGGTTCTCCGCCGACTTATTCGGTCCCTACCGACGCGGAAGGGTGTTGTGGGGGTCGCCACCTGCGATAAAGGTTTACCCGCAATGATGATGGCACTCGCCTCAATGCGGGAACTGCCTGCAGTCCTCGTGCCGGGCGGTGTGACGTTGCCGCCTACCACAGGCGAAGATGCTGGGAAAATCCAGACGATCGGGGCACGTTTCGCACACGGCGAAATTAGTCTACAGGACGCAGCGGATATGGGCTGCCGTGCCTGTGCAACCCCCGGTGGCGGCTGTCAATTCTTGGGAACCGCAGCGACATCACAGGTCGTCGGTGAAGCGTTGGGAATGAGCCTGACACATACGGCGTTAGCACCATCAGGGCAGGACATCTGGTCGGATATGGGACTCCGTTCCGCACGCGCTGTGGTGAATTTAGCCGCGAAAGGGTTGACGATGAATGACATCGTTACACCGGAAGCGATTCGGAACGCCATGGTCGTGCATGCCGCGTTTGGCGGTTCGACAAATCTCCTGTTGCATGTCCCTGCTATTGCACACGCCGCTGGGCTCGAACGTCCAACGATAGATGACTGGACAGAAATCAATCAAAACGTCCCGCGTCTTGTCGATGTTCTACCGAACGGACCTGTTGGACATCCCACAGTCAGAGTCTTCCTCGCCGGTGGTGTCCCTGAAGTAATGCTACACTTGCGTGAATTGGGATGCCTCAATGAAGACGTGCTAACGGCGACAGGTGAAACCCTCGGCAGCAACCTCGATTGGTGGGCAACCTCTGAACGGCGGGCCCGCATCCGTCAAATACTACAGGATGAAGATAACATTGCCGCTGATGAAGTGATCCTGAGCCCGGAGGCCGCCAAGGAAGCCGGATTGACGAGCACTGTTACGTTCCCACGCGGCAACCTGGCTCCCGAAGGATCTGTTATCAAAAGCACTGCCATTGATCCAAGCGTCGTTGATGCCGACGGTGTCTATCGGATGACAGGACCGGCGCGGGTCTTTGTTCGGGAATCCGACGCGATACAGACCCTCAAAGGTCAGGGTGAAAGAGATATGCAGCCCGGAGACATCATGGTGTTGTGCTGTCGCGGTCCGAAAGGCACTGGAATGGAGGAAGTTTACCAACTGACCTCCGCGTTGAAGCATCTTTCGTTCGGTAAAAATATCGCCTTGATTACAGATGCTCGGTTCTCCGGTGTCTCGACGGGCGCATGTATCGGGCACATCGGTCCGGAAGCACTCGCGGGAGGTCCCATCGGGA from Candidatus Poribacteria bacterium encodes the following:
- a CDS encoding Uma2 family endonuclease, whose protein sequence is MHNSQTNPESIPESAAHGKPITPEEFLENDFEGYEYVKGELVPMAPPSMEHGEISIRVIRYLDLHVHTRQLGHLYTAETTFQLEDRWVKPDVAFVSTARLPENRRKGSPVPPDLAIEIVSPTDKQYDVTEKAFAYLKAGTRLVWVIEPIAKTVMVYRSETDFTLLTCEDTLTGEDVVEGFACPVAQLFE
- a CDS encoding YjhG/YagF family D-xylonate dehydratase — encoded protein: MAKPISYTDILETGDGEIYNLKTHAAGPEGSLPLTEEMLLNRPSGDIFGLTHNAAMGWAPTELRREEFLILSTQGGIRAPDGTPIALGYHTGHWEVGLLMQAVAYELKELATIPFAGYCSDPCDGRTQGTVGMMDSLAYRNDAAQVLRRLIRSLPTRKGVVGVATCDKGLPAMMMALASMRELPAVLVPGGVTLPPTTGEDAGKIQTIGARFAHGEISLQDAADMGCRACATPGGGCQFLGTAATSQVVGEALGMSLTHTALAPSGQDIWSDMGLRSARAVVNLAAKGLTMNDIVTPEAIRNAMVVHAAFGGSTNLLLHVPAIAHAAGLERPTIDDWTEINQNVPRLVDVLPNGPVGHPTVRVFLAGGVPEVMLHLRELGCLNEDVLTATGETLGSNLDWWATSERRARIRQILQDEDNIAADEVILSPEAAKEAGLTSTVTFPRGNLAPEGSVIKSTAIDPSVVDADGVYRMTGPARVFVRESDAIQTLKGQGERDMQPGDIMVLCCRGPKGTGMEEVYQLTSALKHLSFGKNIALITDARFSGVSTGACIGHIGPEALAGGPIGKVLDGDIIQIEIDTRQLVGSIDLVGHGSEHFGVEAGTQVLAARGPRPDLSSDEALPDDTRLWAALQSVGGGTWGGCVYDVDAILNALSQ
- a CDS encoding NgoFVII family restriction endonuclease; this translates as MSKTSRIRDNNMYSTVANFLKDKIQDGASLSFVSAYFTINAFNALRDSLTGIDNLRFLFGEPDVIGGMDPSKTESKAFRLTEEGLGLRNELSQNETAKACADWIEKKVKIKSVRKTNFLHGKMYYIEKDGSEDAIIGSSNFTVRGLGLSEKTSNIELNLEVDSKSDCADLKTWFDNLWESDQVVDVTDEVLRNLANAYQDKDPEFIYYKTLYHLFEDFLKDTTDAEFAQANPKFQETEIWQKLFAFQKHGVQACIQKLKTYNGCIIADSVGLGKTYEALAIIKYFELRNANVLVLCPKKLEQNWTLYSLNYNRKHNPFKKDNFRYDVRAHTDLTDRGASDYEWDAFDLVVIDESHNFRNRSTNKYDEDDNLIRKSRYNKLLEDIIQSGCKTQILMLSATPVNNRLTDLENQIRLITEDRDDIFQQIGIPSIRGTLNTAQGRFEKWTDETEGLSNPSNRQESLSESLNADFFTLLDRLTIARSRTHIENFYGDTIDQIGGFPDRGKPQSIFPEIDLQENFPTYPTISTQIDGYKLARFIPSNYIRPECLHHYVEGLLRQREFNLIGMMKVNFLKRLESSVHSLATTLGRTIKEIVELESEIEAFLSGETEKGAGFDPLAEAEEEYNDGEDQELQAGIEAGKNQFYPFEHLDLDAWLRDLRNDKTQLEKIHKNANTITADRDAKLEELKQLILEKVQNPTTNKNGKENRKILIFTAFADTANYLYKYLHEWATDTLNIECAVVTGSANRTTFGRNDFNEILTNFSPISKERVTTDTEEDTPEIDLLIATDCISEGQNLQDCDYLINYDIHWNPVRIIQRFGRIDRIGSRNTKVRLVNFWPTPELDEYINLKPRVEARMALVNLTATGDDDLLSLENRDDSLEQVWTHRDEQLRSMQTDILDFDDIEEQLNLNQFTLDDFRAQLLKYLREDEAKLRDASLGLYAVTAPLTYDGVPVNIKPGVIFCLRQAGETEDNSEGEKLNPIHPYYLLHISDEGEVSIGFTNPKRILERLSQLCVGKTSYDQDLCHWFNEETHNGNDMTIYEMLIDAATDSIRQEYNRKVNDQLDASPDALLPSVDSQITEKTEFELVTWLVIRH